In a single window of the Desulfovibrio sp. ZJ209 genome:
- a CDS encoding transcriptional regulator has translation MWKWLILALAVYALYRLFANDFLKKKKASDAEDAAEMERQVAAGEMVRDPECGTYVAVDSAISVRDVEKVHYFCSYECRDKFLKRLEEGGRVLPPRNEE, from the coding sequence ATGTGGAAATGGTTGATTCTGGCCCTTGCGGTCTATGCCCTTTACCGCCTTTTCGCCAATGACTTTTTGAAAAAGAAGAAGGCCAGCGACGCCGAGGACGCGGCCGAGATGGAGCGCCAGGTGGCTGCGGGCGAGATGGTGCGGGACCCGGAATGCGGCACATATGTGGCTGTCGACAGCGCCATCTCGGTGCGCGACGTGGAGAAGGTCCACTATTTTTGCAGCTATGAGTGCCGCGACAAGTTCCTCAAGCGGCTGGAAGAGGGCGGCAGGGTGCTCCCCCCGCGCAATGAGGAGTGA
- the folK gene encoding 2-amino-4-hydroxy-6-hydroxymethyldihydropteridine diphosphokinase: MTKDATTAAYISLGSNCADAARMLACAARRVGRLAGVEVQAASPVYSTEPQEDANQPWFLNQVLKLGLVASWRAPALVTALLDIETAMGRVRDPARRFGPRVIDLDLLLFGEERCAAADCTVPHPRLLRRAFVLVPLLDVAPGISLDGVPLSGALQELDFRLCGNKIFQ; this comes from the coding sequence ATGACAAAGGACGCGACGACTGCCGCATACATAAGCCTTGGCTCCAACTGTGCGGACGCCGCCCGGATGCTGGCCTGCGCCGCGCGGCGCGTGGGGCGCCTTGCCGGAGTGGAGGTGCAGGCGGCCTCCCCCGTCTACAGCACCGAACCGCAGGAAGACGCCAACCAGCCGTGGTTCCTCAACCAGGTGCTCAAGCTGGGGCTCGTCGCGTCCTGGCGGGCGCCTGCCTTGGTGACTGCCTTGCTGGACATCGAAACGGCCATGGGCCGCGTGCGCGACCCGGCGCGGCGCTTCGGCCCGCGCGTCATCGACCTCGACCTCCTACTGTTCGGGGAGGAACGCTGCGCCGCGGCCGACTGCACGGTGCCGCATCCGCGCCTTTTGCGGCGCGCCTTCGTGCTCGTGCCGCTCCTGGATGTGGCGCCGGGAATTTCTCTTGACGGCGTGCCCCTGAGCGGCGCCTTGCAGGAGCTTGACTTCAGGCTTTGCGGCAACAAAATTTTTCAATGA
- the xerD gene encoding site-specific tyrosine recombinase XerD has protein sequence MASEPSSPGRCAPLAALLPQWLDHLLAQRGLSPRTVEAYGRDVENFFLFAAEAQEDMAGAEAENAGAAFPSGHDLFLYMAWMRGRGNTGRTLARRLSALRAFFGYAVDEGLMAANPAALVENPRLPQYLPEVLSCEEMERLLALPDMNTKNGWRERCMLELLYAAGLRVSELCDLTVGDLDLQAGLVRVFGKGAKERLVPLHAMAVRLLSEYLRNWRPLFSPKGNHLFVNRAGHGLSRQFVWKRIKALALEAGIRRPISPHTFRHSFATHLLEGGADLRAVQTLLGHADISATEIYTHVQAERLRGIHRRFHPRSAP, from the coding sequence ATGGCTTCCGAACCCTCCTCCCCCGGGCGCTGCGCCCCCCTTGCCGCGCTGCTGCCGCAATGGCTCGACCATCTCCTCGCGCAGCGGGGGCTCTCGCCGCGCACGGTGGAGGCCTATGGCCGGGATGTGGAAAACTTTTTTCTCTTCGCGGCCGAGGCCCAGGAGGACATGGCAGGGGCCGAGGCGGAAAACGCTGGTGCCGCCTTCCCCTCGGGCCATGACCTCTTTCTCTACATGGCCTGGATGCGTGGCCGCGGCAACACCGGGCGGACGCTGGCACGCCGGCTTTCGGCCTTGCGCGCCTTTTTCGGGTATGCCGTAGATGAAGGCCTGATGGCGGCCAATCCCGCCGCACTGGTGGAAAACCCGCGCCTTCCCCAGTATTTGCCCGAAGTCCTGAGCTGTGAAGAAATGGAGCGCCTTCTGGCACTCCCGGACATGAATACCAAAAACGGCTGGCGCGAGCGCTGCATGCTGGAACTGCTCTACGCCGCGGGCCTGCGCGTTTCCGAGCTGTGCGACCTCACAGTGGGCGACCTCGACCTCCAGGCGGGCCTTGTGCGCGTTTTCGGCAAGGGCGCCAAGGAGCGCCTCGTGCCCCTGCACGCCATGGCCGTGCGCCTTCTTAGCGAGTATCTGCGCAATTGGCGCCCCCTCTTCAGCCCAAAGGGCAACCACCTCTTCGTCAACCGCGCGGGCCACGGCCTGAGCCGCCAGTTCGTGTGGAAGCGCATCAAGGCCCTCGCGCTTGAGGCGGGCATCCGCCGGCCCATTTCTCCGCACACCTTTCGGCATTCCTTCGCCACGCACCTTCTGGAAGGCGGGGCGGACCTGCGGGCCGTCCAGACCCTGCTCGGCCATGCGGACATCAGCGCCACCGAAATTTACACCCATGTGCAGGCCGAGCGCCTGCGCGGCATTCACCGCCGCTTTCACCCGCGCAGCGCGCCATAA
- a CDS encoding DHHA1 domain-containing protein yields the protein MTTSGRTLITCHANADFDAFAAMLAAHRLYAPCSLLFPGTQERGLQKLAASLDAAAYDFVENDAIRWEDYDRLVLVDTRQKSRVPHVAPLLERPGLRIETWDHHPDSADDIAADVAHLSGAGAVTTSLALALRERGERPGAEEATLLGLGIYGDTGSFTYSSTTEEDFQAAAWLLGLGMDVNQISEMAAHELTSLHIHALNSLLESARTYLVNNVPVVLAEVSLEHYLGDFAHLAHRLMEMEKFTVLFAIGLMGDRIQVVARSRSDAVNVGEICKELGGGGHVYAASASVRSKMITEVRETILRRLYDQANPEKNAGEYMSSPAVGIEAEASLREADELMLHFGLKAVPVFQPGTRVCVGLLDAQTASRARAHGLGDEPLKEYMQRRVRMLPPEAGIKELTDIIVGERQRLVPIVNGDAVIGVVTRTDLINVFASEAGRLPTPQEGGKARNVSKLIEDRLPARTRELLHLAGETGKRLGLPVYAVGGFVRDLLLDVPNQDIDLVVEGNGIALARALAEALHGRVREHQKFLTSVVIFKDEEGKERRIDVATARLEYYEYPAALPTVELSSIKMDLFRRDFSINSLAVRLDSEPFGQLVDFFGGRRDIKDRLIRVLHTLSFVEDPTRCLRAVRFEQRYQFRIGPGTEKLIRNILPMHLLDKLSPARLFNEFRHICDEEEADACLNRLDDLGILQALSPHLALNPAKRALLRRLKEVLAWYRLLYFEEAAQPWLLYFLGLNYHLNYAETSANYARLGLPHAKRGEIMRQRELMRMARPKLQAWRAEAAAGNARVSALCELLRPLPLEFILYLMAVEEDPGLEKTLSRYITQWHREKADITGEDLCRLGLEPGPDFGRLLAAALRAKLDGEAPNAKAQLELVAALAARGKEEEV from the coding sequence ATGACCACATCCGGGCGCACCCTCATCACCTGTCACGCCAATGCCGATTTTGACGCCTTCGCCGCCATGCTGGCCGCGCACAGGCTGTATGCCCCCTGTTCCCTGCTCTTCCCGGGCACGCAGGAGCGCGGCCTGCAAAAGCTCGCCGCCTCGCTGGACGCCGCGGCCTATGACTTCGTTGAGAACGACGCCATCCGCTGGGAAGATTATGACCGCCTCGTTCTTGTGGACACGCGCCAGAAGAGCCGCGTGCCCCATGTGGCGCCGCTTCTGGAGCGCCCGGGCCTGCGCATCGAAACCTGGGACCATCATCCCGATTCGGCGGATGACATCGCGGCGGACGTGGCGCATCTTTCGGGCGCTGGCGCGGTGACCACGAGCCTCGCCCTCGCCCTGCGCGAGCGCGGCGAGCGCCCGGGCGCCGAGGAGGCCACCCTGCTCGGGCTCGGCATTTACGGCGACACCGGGTCCTTCACCTATTCCTCCACCACCGAAGAGGATTTCCAGGCCGCGGCGTGGCTCCTCGGGCTTGGCATGGATGTGAACCAGATAAGCGAGATGGCGGCCCATGAGCTCACGAGCCTGCACATCCACGCCCTCAACAGCCTGCTCGAATCGGCGCGCACCTACCTTGTGAACAATGTGCCCGTGGTGCTCGCGGAAGTATCGCTCGAGCATTATCTCGGGGATTTCGCGCATCTCGCCCACCGGCTCATGGAGATGGAAAAATTCACCGTGCTCTTTGCCATCGGCCTCATGGGCGACCGTATCCAGGTGGTGGCCCGCAGCCGCAGCGACGCCGTGAACGTGGGCGAGATCTGCAAGGAGCTCGGGGGCGGCGGCCATGTGTACGCGGCGTCGGCGTCCGTGCGCTCCAAGATGATCACCGAAGTGCGCGAGACCATCCTGCGCCGGCTCTATGACCAGGCCAATCCCGAGAAGAACGCGGGCGAGTACATGTCCTCCCCGGCGGTGGGCATCGAGGCGGAGGCCAGCCTGCGCGAGGCCGACGAGCTCATGCTCCATTTCGGGCTCAAGGCGGTGCCGGTTTTCCAGCCGGGTACCCGCGTCTGCGTGGGCCTGCTCGACGCGCAAACGGCCTCGCGGGCGCGCGCCCACGGCCTCGGGGACGAGCCCCTGAAGGAATATATGCAGCGCCGCGTCCGCATGCTGCCCCCGGAAGCCGGCATCAAGGAACTGACGGACATCATCGTGGGCGAGCGGCAGCGCCTCGTGCCCATCGTCAATGGCGATGCGGTCATCGGCGTGGTGACGCGCACTGACCTCATCAATGTGTTCGCCAGCGAGGCAGGGCGCCTCCCCACCCCGCAGGAGGGCGGCAAGGCCCGGAACGTGAGCAAGCTCATTGAGGACCGGCTGCCCGCGAGGACACGTGAGCTCCTGCATCTCGCTGGCGAAACGGGCAAGCGCCTGGGCCTTCCCGTCTATGCCGTTGGCGGCTTCGTGCGCGACCTTTTGCTCGATGTGCCCAACCAGGATATCGACCTCGTGGTGGAGGGCAACGGCATCGCCCTTGCCCGCGCCCTGGCGGAGGCGCTCCACGGCCGCGTGCGCGAGCACCAGAAGTTCCTCACCTCAGTGGTCATCTTCAAGGACGAGGAAGGCAAGGAACGGCGCATCGACGTGGCCACCGCGCGCCTCGAATATTACGAATATCCGGCGGCGCTCCCCACGGTGGAGCTGTCCTCCATCAAGATGGACCTCTTCCGGCGCGATTTCAGCATCAATTCCCTCGCGGTCAGGCTCGACAGCGAGCCCTTCGGACAGCTGGTTGATTTTTTCGGCGGCCGCCGCGACATCAAGGACCGCCTCATCCGCGTGCTCCACACCCTGAGCTTCGTGGAGGATCCCACGCGCTGCCTGCGCGCCGTGCGCTTTGAGCAGCGCTACCAGTTCCGCATCGGGCCGGGCACGGAAAAGCTCATCCGCAACATCCTGCCCATGCACCTCCTCGACAAGCTCTCGCCCGCTCGGCTCTTCAACGAATTCCGCCATATCTGCGACGAGGAGGAGGCCGACGCCTGCCTGAACCGCCTGGACGACCTCGGCATCCTGCAGGCTCTTTCGCCGCATCTCGCTCTCAACCCCGCCAAGCGCGCCCTGCTCAGGCGGCTCAAGGAAGTGCTCGCCTGGTACCGGCTGCTCTATTTTGAAGAAGCGGCCCAGCCGTGGCTGCTCTACTTTCTCGGCTTAAACTATCACTTGAACTATGCGGAAACCTCCGCCAATTATGCGCGCCTGGGGCTTCCGCATGCCAAAAGGGGCGAGATCATGCGCCAGCGCGAGCTCATGCGCATGGCGCGCCCCAAGCTTCAGGCATGGCGGGCGGAAGCGGCTGCTGGCAACGCCCGGGTGAGCGCGCTCTGCGAGCTTTTGCGGCCCTTGCCGCTGGAATTCATCCTCTATCTCATGGCCGTGGAGGAAGACCCCGGGCTCGAAAAAACGCTCTCGCGCTATATCACCCAATGGCACAGGGAAAAGGCCGACATCACCGGCGAAGACCTCTGCCGCCTGGGCCTTGAACCCGGGCCGGACTTCGGGCGCCTCCTGGCGGCGGCGCTACGCGCCAAGCTGGACGGTGAAGCGCCCAATGCCAAGGCGCAGCTCGAGCTCGTGGCGGCGCTGGCGGCGCGAGGGAAGGAAGAAGAAGTGTAG
- a CDS encoding HIT domain-containing protein: MKQLWAPWRIDYILGPKPDECVFCLPEGTEEDAERLVLHRGESAFVIMNKFPYNNGHLMVCPYRHVMALEDLTAEETGEIMALMQRCATILKQHFNCQGINIGLNQGEAAGAGIREHLHFHLVPRWNGDSSFMAVMDEVRTMPQHLRESYAALLPYFRASGPSLGSGSPKGPAAQ; encoded by the coding sequence ATGAAACAGCTTTGGGCACCCTGGCGTATCGACTACATCCTCGGCCCCAAGCCCGATGAGTGCGTCTTTTGCCTGCCCGAGGGCACTGAGGAGGACGCCGAGCGGCTTGTGTTGCACCGCGGTGAGTCCGCCTTCGTCATCATGAACAAGTTCCCTTATAACAACGGGCATCTCATGGTCTGCCCGTATCGGCATGTCATGGCGCTGGAAGACCTCACGGCGGAAGAAACCGGCGAGATCATGGCGCTCATGCAGCGATGCGCCACGATCCTCAAGCAACACTTTAACTGTCAGGGCATCAATATCGGCCTCAACCAGGGCGAGGCGGCTGGCGCCGGCATCCGCGAGCATCTGCACTTCCATCTCGTGCCCCGCTGGAATGGCGACTCCTCATTCATGGCCGTCATGGACGAGGTGCGCACCATGCCGCAGCACCTTCGCGAGAGCTATGCCGCCCTGTTGCCCTATTTTCGCGCTTCCGGGCCGTCCTTGGGGAGTGGCTCCCCTAAGGGGCCGGCCGCCCAATAA
- a CDS encoding LapA family protein, with protein MRYLKALVLAILIFLALVFFFQNQTALSQQLELTLNLFFIPPMTSIPLPFYFLVIAAFFVGALLSLALLFWDRCNTSAKLVKSRWHISSLEKELAKLKKDITGGESSGGKSSFFHRKDKTALAPAADMASASAPAKESGDTADA; from the coding sequence ATGCGTTACCTCAAGGCTCTTGTGCTCGCCATCCTCATCTTTCTGGCGCTCGTGTTCTTTTTCCAGAACCAGACCGCCCTTTCCCAGCAGCTTGAGCTGACCCTGAACCTCTTCTTCATCCCGCCCATGACCTCCATACCGCTGCCCTTCTACTTCCTCGTGATAGCGGCCTTCTTCGTGGGCGCCCTGCTTTCCTTGGCCCTGCTCTTCTGGGATCGTTGCAACACTTCTGCCAAGCTCGTGAAGTCCCGCTGGCATATTTCCTCGCTGGAGAAGGAACTTGCCAAGCTGAAGAAGGACATCACGGGCGGCGAGAGCTCTGGCGGCAAGTCCTCTTTCTTCCACCGCAAGGACAAGACCGCCCTTGCTCCGGCTGCCGACATGGCCTCCGCCAGCGCGCCCGCCAAGGAGAGCGGCGACACGGCAGACGCCTGA
- the mutS gene encoding DNA mismatch repair protein MutS produces the protein MPELPQKLTPMLEQYLGIKAEYPDALLMYRMGDFYELFFEDAVIASRELQIALTKRGKDNGNAYPLCGVPWHAAQSYMAQLIDRGYSVAICDQVEDPRDAKGIVKRAVTCVLTPGTVLDDANLGAGSHNYLGAICQNAAQGRSAFAWADVSTGQWSGVEFRKEADLWQWVQKLAPRELLVPEGLGLPPRCLLENIRLVRLPAQHFEQRHALERLLEAQGVREAGALGLDGKETLVRACGALLAYLEQTQKRSPKHLLPFRPLNLGRRLLVDEITERNLEIFVRLNGHKGKGTLRHGLDMTVTPMGGRFLEDMLRHPWREAAPIRRIQEAVAFLHDNDEVRGALRAALDKVYDLERLSTRISLNRCSPKDFIALRQSLGALPAVRASLIRATGGRYLTESEARGETLPAPLYELLNVWDDLEDLAALLNSALVDDPPAVITDGGLFRQGFHAGLDALLDLVENGEQKLQRLLEEEQQRTGLTKLKLGYNRVFGYFYEITRAAGTGAPPAHFIRRQTLVNAERFTTEELKALEEELLSASDKRKSLEYQMVQDLRAHVAGQRDRLVHMADLLAHLDYWQSLAETGRRNGWRLPTLTEGTELSIRQGRHPVVEAMVGSANFVPNDITLDKGHHLCLLTGPNMAGKSTVLRQVALICLLAQMGSMVPAEEAVIGLVDRLFSRVGASDDLARGQSTFMVEMMETARILRQATRRSLVILDEIGRGTSTFDGMALAWAVVEDLAARGGGELRTLFATHYHELTALEGRIPGVFTMNIAIREHNNDILFLHKLVPGPSDRSYGVEVARLAGVPVPVVHRARDILAALERSRESGRKNLVAASLLLPGLEQGRPVPSGAPDAATSERAAPATPHPLLRQLEQLEPEELSPLAALKLLMDWKQRWGTGEPDAPARDGA, from the coding sequence ATGCCTGAACTTCCGCAGAAACTGACGCCCATGCTTGAGCAGTATCTGGGCATCAAGGCTGAATACCCTGATGCCCTGCTCATGTACCGCATGGGCGATTTCTATGAGCTCTTCTTTGAAGACGCCGTCATCGCCTCGCGCGAACTCCAGATAGCCCTCACGAAGCGCGGCAAGGACAACGGCAACGCCTACCCCCTGTGCGGGGTGCCCTGGCATGCCGCGCAAAGTTATATGGCGCAGCTCATCGACCGCGGCTACAGCGTCGCCATCTGCGACCAGGTGGAAGACCCCAGGGACGCCAAGGGCATCGTCAAGCGCGCCGTCACCTGCGTCCTCACGCCGGGGACGGTGCTCGACGACGCCAACCTGGGCGCCGGCAGCCACAACTATCTTGGCGCCATCTGCCAGAATGCGGCCCAGGGGCGCAGCGCTTTCGCCTGGGCGGACGTGTCCACCGGCCAGTGGTCGGGCGTGGAATTTCGGAAAGAAGCCGACCTCTGGCAATGGGTGCAGAAGCTCGCCCCGCGGGAACTCCTGGTGCCCGAGGGGTTGGGGCTCCCCCCACGCTGCCTTTTGGAAAATATCCGCCTCGTGCGGCTGCCGGCGCAGCATTTTGAGCAGAGGCACGCGCTCGAGCGGCTCTTGGAGGCGCAGGGCGTGCGCGAGGCGGGTGCCCTCGGGCTGGACGGCAAGGAGACCCTCGTGCGCGCCTGCGGGGCCCTGCTCGCCTACCTGGAGCAGACGCAGAAGCGCAGCCCCAAACATCTTTTGCCCTTCAGGCCCCTCAATCTCGGCCGGCGCCTGCTGGTGGACGAGATCACCGAGCGCAACCTCGAGATCTTCGTGCGGCTCAACGGCCACAAGGGCAAGGGCACACTGCGCCACGGGCTCGACATGACCGTGACCCCCATGGGCGGCCGCTTCCTGGAAGACATGCTGCGCCATCCCTGGCGCGAGGCAGCGCCCATCCGGCGCATCCAGGAGGCCGTCGCCTTTCTGCACGATAACGACGAAGTGCGAGGCGCGCTCCGCGCGGCGCTCGACAAGGTGTATGACCTGGAGCGCCTCTCCACGCGCATCAGCCTGAACCGCTGCTCCCCCAAGGATTTTATCGCCCTCAGGCAAAGTCTCGGCGCGCTCCCCGCCGTGCGCGCGTCACTTATCCGGGCAACCGGGGGGCGCTACCTCACCGAAAGCGAGGCCCGGGGCGAGACTTTGCCCGCGCCGCTCTATGAGCTCCTGAATGTCTGGGACGACCTCGAGGACTTGGCCGCCCTGCTCAACTCCGCGCTGGTGGACGATCCTCCGGCTGTCATCACCGATGGCGGCCTTTTCCGCCAGGGCTTCCATGCAGGGCTGGACGCGCTGCTGGATCTTGTGGAAAACGGCGAGCAGAAGCTCCAGCGCCTGCTGGAGGAAGAACAGCAAAGGACGGGCCTCACCAAGCTCAAGCTCGGCTATAACCGGGTCTTCGGCTATTTTTACGAAATCACGCGGGCGGCCGGCACCGGTGCGCCACCGGCGCATTTCATCCGCCGACAGACCCTCGTCAACGCCGAACGCTTCACCACCGAAGAGCTCAAGGCGCTGGAGGAGGAGCTGCTTTCGGCGTCCGACAAGCGCAAGAGCCTTGAATACCAGATGGTCCAGGATCTGCGCGCCCATGTGGCGGGGCAGCGCGACCGCCTCGTGCACATGGCGGACTTGCTGGCGCATCTCGATTACTGGCAGTCGCTCGCCGAAACGGGGCGCCGCAACGGCTGGCGCCTGCCCACCCTCACCGAGGGCACGGAGCTCAGCATCCGGCAGGGGCGCCACCCGGTGGTGGAGGCCATGGTGGGCAGCGCCAACTTCGTGCCCAATGACATCACCCTTGACAAGGGCCATCACCTCTGCCTGCTCACCGGGCCCAACATGGCGGGCAAGTCCACAGTGCTCAGGCAGGTGGCGCTCATCTGCCTGCTCGCCCAGATGGGCTCCATGGTGCCCGCCGAGGAAGCCGTCATCGGCCTTGTGGACCGGCTGTTCTCGCGCGTGGGGGCGTCGGACGACCTCGCCCGCGGGCAGAGCACCTTCATGGTGGAGATGATGGAGACCGCGCGCATCCTGCGCCAGGCCACGAGGCGGAGCCTCGTCATCCTCGACGAGATCGGGCGCGGCACCAGCACCTTTGACGGCATGGCGCTCGCCTGGGCCGTGGTGGAAGACCTCGCCGCCCGCGGCGGGGGCGAGCTGCGCACGCTCTTCGCCACCCATTATCACGAGCTCACGGCGCTTGAAGGCCGCATCCCGGGGGTGTTCACCATGAATATCGCCATCCGGGAGCACAATAACGATATCCTCTTCCTGCACAAGCTGGTGCCCGGCCCCTCTGACCGCAGCTATGGCGTGGAGGTGGCGCGCCTTGCCGGTGTGCCCGTGCCCGTGGTGCACCGCGCGCGGGACATCCTGGCCGCGCTGGAACGCAGCCGCGAAAGCGGGCGCAAGAACCTTGTGGCGGCCTCCCTGCTCTTGCCCGGGCTGGAGCAGGGGCGGCCGGTTCCCTCCGGGGCGCCCGACGCCGCCACGAGCGAGAGGGCTGCGCCGGCAACACCCCATCCCCTGCTGCGGCAGCTGGAACAACTGGAGCCCGAGGAACTCAGCCCCCTCGCCGCCCTCAAGCTGCTCATGGACTGGAAACAGCGCTGGGGTACGGGTGAGCCCGATGCCCCGGCCAGGGACGGCGCATGA
- a CDS encoding DnaJ family domain-containing protein, whose product MRGEWSVIGAIAEQRIREAQERGDFDDLPGAGRPLKLDDMSAVPPELRMAYTILRNANCLPPELAERKEIQKLADLLEGCTDERERVRQMEKLRFLILRTRMRHGRPLMLEEHDAYYDRLLARLGSGGKDTAPEKADD is encoded by the coding sequence ATGAGAGGCGAATGGTCGGTCATCGGGGCCATCGCCGAGCAGCGCATCCGGGAGGCGCAGGAACGCGGGGATTTTGACGACCTGCCCGGTGCCGGCCGCCCCCTGAAACTCGACGACATGAGCGCTGTGCCGCCGGAACTGCGCATGGCGTATACCATTTTGCGCAACGCCAACTGCCTGCCGCCGGAGCTTGCGGAGCGCAAGGAGATCCAGAAGCTCGCCGACCTGCTCGAAGGCTGCACGGACGAGCGTGAGCGCGTGCGCCAGATGGAGAAGCTGCGCTTCCTCATCCTGCGGACCCGCATGCGCCATGGGCGCCCGCTCATGCTGGAGGAGCACGACGCCTATTATGACCGCCTCCTCGCGCGGCTCGGGAGCGGCGGAAAGGACACGGCGCCGGAAAAGGCGGACGACTAG